In Patescibacteria group bacterium, the genomic window ATTATCTTCAAAACCTTTAACCCCAAGCGGAAGTGTCATAGGTACACTCACAATACTTTCGCCATTTGATGTTCTAACCGCAAAAGGCCTGTACAATGACGCTGCCTCTACTGTAACTACTTCAGCACTAACAATAAGCGTATGATTAAGATCTGTCACAAACTCCACATCACTACCCATTATAATTTTATCCCTAGAAAACGGCAAAAAAAACAGGGCCACTAAGATAAGCACACAAATCGCCATCCAAATCGCCATCCAAATTACCCGCCTCTTCTCCATTTCCATACCTCCTTTGAAAAAGCCCCCACTTCCTGGGAAATGCGCAAGTACAAAGTGAAGTTATTATACCAAAGTGTGTCAGTGGGGTCAATTGTTTAATGGGCGGAGGGGGAGAGATTCGAACTCTCGATCCACCAAAGGCGGATAACGGTTTTCAAGACCGTCGCACTAGGCCACTATGCGACCCCTCCAACTCTATACTTTCTTTTATTTCAAAAGCTTTGTGCCTCCAGCAGGAATCGAACCCGCATCTCTCGCTTAGGACGCGACTGCTCTGTCCATTGAGCTATAGGGGCATGCTTTCCCTAAAACTAACTTCTCGTATATCCCCATTCACTCCCGTACAAAACCGTTTCCACTAAAAGCGCGTAATCTAAAATCTCCTCCTTTTTAAACCAAAGCTTTATCTCATCTTCCGCCTCTTTTACAGAACCCGAAGCGTGAACAATGTTGCGAACCGGCTCGTCTAAACTATCCGCCAATTCATACGACTCAATAGTAAAATCGCCTCTAATAGTGCCTACATCCGCCGTTAAAGGATTAGTGGACCCTATTACTTTTCGCGCCACCGCCACCGCATTCGCCCCCTGCCAAATCATAACAAGAATAGGCTTGTTCGCATACCCCTTTAAAAGACGACCGCGAGTTCTTTTTCCCAACTCTATTGGATTTATGCCTTCAGTGGATTCTCCACGAGCTTTCATATTTTTAAGGATGTTCTCGCCATTACTCTTATACCACCACTCCTCGTCTGGATATTGCGCCGATACTTTTTCCTCGGTCATAACAGCAAGTTTGCAAGCTATAAGCTTTAGTCCTCGCTGTTCAAACCTTTTTATAACCTCCCCTATAAGATGCCTTTGTATGCCATCGGGTTTTACGGCAACTAAAGTTTTTTCGTTTTTCACATAAATCACCTCCCTTAGTGGACCGTAGGAGAATCGAACTCCTCACCTCTACTATGCCATAGTAGCGCTCTACCAAATGAGCTAACGGCCCAAGCACAGCGCGTGGTTCGGGGCTAGCTTATATTATAACTTCACAATTTCAATAAGTCCAATGGGATTTCAATCTCAAACATAACTTCTTAAAAAAGGAGTATCCTTTTTCAAAGGATACTCCTTAGTTAAATTCCAAAACTCTCCCCGCCGAATCAACCTTAACAACAATATCCCCATCTTCGTCCGTCCTAAAAACTTCAATATCGGCAGAATCCGCTATTCCCAAAACTTGCAAAGAGGGGTGACCAAAAGAATTTTTGCCCACAGATATCGCCATAATCGCAGGTGTCACCTTTGATAGCAAGGTTTCCAAGCCTTCGTCGTAAGAGCCGTGGTGAGGAGATTTAAGAAAATCTATGTCATCCTTAACCACAGAAACAAGAATATCGCTTTCCGCGTCTCCTGTAAAAAGAGCCTTAAACCCTTTATATTCCATCAACACCACTATGGACATATTGTTTAAATCCGAGGATGAAAAATCTTTCGGAGGCCAAAGAATATAAAAATTAACTCCGTCTAAAGAAAATTTATCGCCACTAAATCCGGGCGTAATTGCCACATTTTCATTAGGACGATTTTCTAAAGGACCGATGTCGTTTATTATAAATAGGGGAGTGGCGCACCTTTTTAAAATCGCGTTTATTCCCGTAATATGGTCACTATGCGAATGGGTGGATAACACAATGTCTACATAACAAGAAAAAAATGGAAAATCCTGCGGTATCTTCCCTACCACACCGCCATCGGGACCGCCATCTATAAGAATTTTTTTGTTATGCGGAGTCTTAATTAAAATAGCATCCCCCTGCCCTACATCCAAAACGGTAATCTCTAAAAAAGTTTCGCCCCCAAAAGAACTTTTGTACCGTACCAAGGCGAGGGGTATTAAAAAAATCGCCACAAGAAAAACTCTTATCGCAATACGAGTTCTTTTTTCTTTATCAGCCATAACACTGAAACTGCCAAAACTAAATAATAAATCGCCATAAACCCTTTTGTTACTTGGAACTCTATTTGCGAAAAACTTAAATTAGCAAAAAGACTCACCACCTGCGAAAAATACACCAACGGAATTTTTACAACTAAACTAACAACAAAAAGCGCTAATTTAAATTTTACAACCTCCAAAATAAAAGCGGTCGCCATATACAAAAACCCCATTACCGTAGCCAAAGGAACTACCCACAAAACAAGCACATTAACTAAAGGACTCACTACGCTAATTCTTCCAAAATAATAAGAGATGATAGGCCAAACCATTATTTGGGCACTCATAGTTGAAACAAAGTCTTCCTCCAACCCATAAAACTTTAATTTTACATATTTTTTAACCAGCGGAGACAAAGCTATTAATCCAAGAGTAGCTAAAAAACTTAAAATAAAACTCAAACTATAAATAATGAGAGGGCTAATAAAAATCATCACAAATGCCGCCAGCAAAAGAACCCCCAAAACATTTTTCTCCCGCCCTTTATACTTTCCATAAAGCATAATCAAACCCATTATCGCCGCTCTTATAATAGGGGGTTCAAAGCCTACTAAAAAAACAAACAATAACACTCCCAGAAAAGAAACGGCGAGAGACGCTTTTCTGCCCAAAAACAGCAAAAGAGGAAAAAGCGCGGAAATTACCAAAGACACATTAAAACCAGACACAACAACCACATGAATCACTCCTGTTTTTATTAAATCCTCGTTAAATTTTTCGGGCAGGTTTTTTATCCCCAAGGTCATTCCAGCCAAAAGCTCCGCATAAGGAGAAGACAAATTCCTAATGTAAATATCGTTTATTTTACTTCGTACCCTTGAAAATACCCGCATAATTCCCGCATACCGAGTTTCCCCCACCTTTCTTATAAAAGACGCTTTTCTATAGGTGGTGTCGCACTTTTCGTCACTGCAGATAGGTTCTG contains:
- a CDS encoding nucleoside-diphosphate kinase (catalyzes the formation of nucleoside triphosphate from ATP and nucleoside diphosphate) is translated as MKNEKTLVAVKPDGIQRHLIGEVIKRFEQRGLKLIACKLAVMTEEKVSAQYPDEEWWYKSNGENILKNMKARGESTEGINPIELGKRTRGRLLKGYANKPILVMIWQGANAVAVARKVIGSTNPLTADVGTIRGDFTIESYELADSLDEPVRNIVHASGSVKEAEDEIKLWFKKEEILDYALLVETVLYGSEWGYTRS
- a CDS encoding MBL fold metallo-hydrolase codes for the protein MADKEKRTRIAIRVFLVAIFLIPLALVRYKSSFGGETFLEITVLDVGQGDAILIKTPHNKKILIDGGPDGGVVGKIPQDFPFFSCYVDIVLSTHSHSDHITGINAILKRCATPLFIINDIGPLENRPNENVAITPGFSGDKFSLDGVNFYILWPPKDFSSSDLNNMSIVVLMEYKGFKALFTGDAESDILVSVVKDDIDFLKSPHHGSYDEGLETLLSKVTPAIMAISVGKNSFGHPSLQVLGIADSADIEVFRTDEDGDIVVKVDSAGRVLEFN
- a CDS encoding ComEC/Rec2 family competence protein codes for the protein SFLLLIFALIFLELSVLRFKSALAYRNTVLAESEAVLPLKNDPALYGNGYQILDFGYFKAGTYSKETFRVGDTLNIKSEPICSDEKCDTTYRKASFIRKVGETRYAGIMRVFSRVRSKINDIYIRNLSSPYAELLAGMTLGIKNLPEKFNEDLIKTGVIHVVVVSGFNVSLVISALFPLLLFLGRKASLAVSFLGVLLFVFLVGFEPPIIRAAIMGLIMLYGKYKGREKNVLGVLLLAAFVMIFISPLIIYSLSFILSFLATLGLIALSPLVKKYVKLKFYGLEEDFVSTMSAQIMVWPIISYYFGRISVVSPLVNVLVLWVVPLATVMGFLYMATAFILEVVKFKLALFVVSLVVKIPLVYFSQVVSLFANLSFSQIEFQVTKGFMAIYYLVLAVSVLWLIKKKELVLR